One region of Lytechinus pictus isolate F3 Inbred chromosome 8, Lp3.0, whole genome shotgun sequence genomic DNA includes:
- the LOC129266590 gene encoding ATP synthase subunit g, mitochondrial-like — translation MARAVQKVVGLGTRLGNSLATQGPKLATEAVEYSKPRLSKFWYYAKVELVPPTPGEFPAIQKGISDIIKSARTGKFANLTVKEAWANTLVCAEVAFWFFIGEQIGRRSIVGYNVKSDYEPHPYI, via the exons ATGGCTCGTGCAGTTCAGAAGGTTGTTGGTTTGGGAACAAGATTAGGCAATTCATTAGCCACTCAAGGGCCTAAACTTGCTACAg AAGCTGTTGAGTATTCAAAGCCAAGGTTATCCAAGTTTTGGTACTATGCCAAGGTTGAGCTAGTTCCACCTACTCCAGGTGAATTCCCTGCTATTCAGAAGGGCATCAGTGACATCATCAAGTCAGCAAGGACAGGCAAATTTGCCAATTTGACAGTAAAG gaAGCATGGGCAAACACACTGGTATGTGCAGAGGTAGCATTCTGGTTCTTCATTGGTGAACAGATTGGAAGAAGAAGCATCGTTGGCTACAATGTCAAGTCTGATTATGAACCACATCCATACATATAG